A window of Streptomyces caniferus contains these coding sequences:
- a CDS encoding response regulator transcription factor: protein MSPAEHGDHPARILIVDDEPAVREALQRSLVFEGYVTEQAVDGLDAVEKVAAYDPELIVLDVLMPRMDGLTAARRLRASGVRVPILMLTARDTVGDRVTGLDAGADDYLVKPFELDELLARIRALLRRSSYAAAAGAPPEEGETLSFADLRMDLATREVTRGSRHVELTRTEFTLLEMFLAHPRQVLTREQILKAVWGFDFEPTSNSLDVYVMYLRRKTEAGGEPRLVHTVRGVGYVLRTDGGAE from the coding sequence ATGAGCCCCGCCGAGCACGGTGATCATCCCGCCCGCATCCTGATCGTCGACGACGAGCCGGCGGTCCGCGAGGCCCTGCAGCGTTCGCTGGTCTTCGAGGGGTACGTCACCGAGCAGGCGGTGGACGGGCTGGACGCGGTCGAGAAGGTCGCGGCCTACGATCCGGAGCTGATCGTCCTGGACGTCCTGATGCCCCGTATGGACGGGCTGACGGCCGCCCGCAGGCTGCGGGCGAGCGGGGTGCGGGTGCCGATCCTGATGCTGACCGCCCGTGACACGGTCGGGGACCGTGTCACGGGGCTGGACGCCGGCGCCGACGACTACCTCGTCAAGCCCTTCGAGCTGGACGAGCTGCTCGCCCGGATCCGCGCCCTGCTGCGCCGCAGCTCGTACGCGGCGGCGGCCGGCGCGCCGCCCGAGGAGGGCGAGACGCTGAGCTTCGCCGATCTGCGGATGGACCTGGCGACCCGCGAGGTGACCCGGGGCAGCCGCCATGTCGAGCTGACCCGTACCGAGTTCACCCTGCTGGAGATGTTCCTCGCGCATCCGCGGCAGGTCCTCACCCGGGAGCAGATCCTGAAAGCGGTATGGGGCTTCGACTTCGAACCCACCTCCAACTCCCTCGATGTGTACGTGATGTATCTGCGCCGCAAGACGGAAGCGGGCGGCGAGCCGCGGCTGGTGCACACCGTGCGGGGGGTCGGCTACGTCCTGCGGACGGACGGCGGCGCCGAATGA
- a CDS encoding LmeA family phospholipid-binding protein, which translates to MRTPTRISTPSPSPAGRHRSAATGATDDPTGDTRKLDTVNPYADLAALADPEPEPEPEQEHGSFDSADAPRRRTYLNERDDSDDPLGLGLRSDDEVDGEAWKPPNHRRKKRGISRFAAMSLTLKLLVAVLVGTSFLTLFDRFAVLYAQNKTAEKVKDALHLNATPEVDIAGFPFLTQVLDKRVDQVKVTIPDVAADRVSLAKFEATAHDVRIDGDLPSSIKGATIGRMDGSVLLAFDDMNRELGASQVKFSEMGPNAVRAVGQLPIAGHELRVRAEARIQRAGDRGISTNISRMRLDIGDVAVYRPGTGKEEGLRLTRKTAAELSRQAEKVKAMLSIPAIVDRIGIPKPYIQDALSSEEKLHELTGSPRFIQKLMKVNLVDVVADHPWLLQKVGIDPKILGTLTGLTKPQLADQLSLSFQLPKTPGDVRLRHISVERDGIRADLSGTNLPFGDAAKKKPGK; encoded by the coding sequence ATGCGAACCCCCACACGCATATCTACACCCTCGCCCTCGCCCGCCGGCCGGCACCGCTCCGCCGCCACGGGCGCCACGGACGACCCCACGGGGGACACCAGAAAGCTCGACACGGTCAACCCGTACGCGGACCTGGCCGCCCTCGCCGACCCCGAGCCGGAGCCCGAACCGGAGCAGGAGCACGGCTCGTTCGACTCCGCCGACGCGCCCCGCCGCCGCACCTACCTCAATGAGCGCGACGACAGCGACGATCCGCTGGGCCTCGGGCTGCGCTCGGACGACGAGGTCGACGGCGAGGCCTGGAAGCCGCCGAACCACCGCCGCAAGAAGCGCGGCATCAGCCGGTTCGCCGCCATGTCGCTCACCTTGAAGCTGCTGGTCGCCGTCCTCGTCGGCACCTCGTTCCTCACGCTCTTCGACCGGTTCGCGGTGCTGTACGCGCAGAACAAGACCGCGGAGAAGGTGAAGGACGCACTGCACCTGAACGCCACGCCCGAGGTCGACATCGCGGGGTTCCCGTTCCTCACCCAGGTCCTGGACAAGCGCGTCGACCAGGTGAAGGTCACGATTCCCGATGTCGCGGCCGACCGGGTCTCGCTGGCGAAGTTCGAGGCCACCGCGCACGACGTCCGGATCGACGGCGATCTGCCCAGCTCCATCAAGGGCGCCACGATCGGCCGCATGGACGGCAGCGTGCTCCTCGCCTTCGACGACATGAACCGCGAACTGGGCGCCTCACAGGTGAAGTTCAGCGAAATGGGGCCCAACGCGGTCCGCGCGGTCGGCCAACTGCCCATCGCCGGCCATGAACTGCGCGTACGGGCCGAGGCGCGCATTCAGCGGGCCGGCGACCGGGGTATCTCCACCAACATCAGCCGGATGCGCCTGGACATCGGCGATGTCGCCGTCTACCGCCCCGGCACCGGCAAGGAGGAGGGCCTGCGGCTGACCCGCAAGACCGCCGCCGAGCTCAGCCGGCAGGCCGAGAAGGTCAAGGCGATGCTGAGCATCCCGGCGATCGTCGACCGGATCGGCATCCCCAAGCCCTACATCCAGGACGCGCTGAGCAGCGAGGAGAAGCTCCATGAGCTGACCGGCTCGCCGCGCTTCATCCAGAAGCTGATGAAGGTCAACCTGGTCGACGTGGTGGCGGACCACCCCTGGCTGCTGCAGAAGGTCGGCATCGACCCGAAGATCCTCGGCACGCTGACCGGGCTCACCAAGCCGCAGCTCGCCGACCAGCTGTCGCTGTCCTTCCAGCTCCCCAAGACGCCCGGCGACGTCCGGCTGCGGCACATATCCGTCGAGCGGGACGGCATCCGCGCCGACCTCTCGGGAACGAACCTGCCGTTCGGGGACGCGGCGAAGAAGAAGCCCGGGAAGTAG
- a CDS encoding HAMP domain-containing sensor histidine kinase: MTDVTPAHGTGGTGTAQSRLGARIARLPLRSRLTLLTAAAVAVAVAVSALACWLLTRAQLRDEVDSSLKNVSVLPEYLQATYASCRPTDPAESTNAPPSYYNVQIVQVDGSRCIGPNSQPVQVQRADVAVAQGVQRDTLHDAVTTEGADVRVLTKHIGVQGVQFAVSISRPLTEVDSALNRLALLLAAVAGLGVVGAGTAGLVIARSGLKPVDRLTDAVEHVARTEDLAIRIPAEGDDEIARLSRSFNSMTAALAASRDLQQQLIADAGHELRTPLTSLRTNIDLLVRSERSGRPIPPADKEALLASVKAQMGELAALIGDLQELSRPPAPGQSAIEVVALHEIVGSALERARLRGPSLRVEADLAPWYVRAEPASLERAVVNLLDNAVKFSPPGGAVEVRLAHGELTVRDHGPGIPQDELPHVFERFWRSPSARSLPGSGLGLSIVARTAEQAGGAVRLRSADVGGTEAVLTLPGAATPPPGMPQPPRHPGPPPGQQ, encoded by the coding sequence ATGACCGACGTGACCCCCGCACACGGAACGGGCGGCACGGGCACCGCGCAGAGCCGGCTCGGCGCCCGGATCGCGCGGCTGCCGCTGCGCTCGCGGCTGACCCTGCTCACCGCGGCCGCGGTGGCGGTGGCGGTGGCCGTCTCCGCGCTGGCCTGCTGGCTGCTCACCCGGGCCCAGCTGCGCGACGAGGTGGACAGCTCGCTGAAGAACGTCAGCGTCCTCCCGGAGTATCTGCAGGCGACCTACGCCAGCTGCCGGCCCACCGACCCGGCCGAGAGCACGAACGCCCCGCCGTCGTACTACAACGTCCAGATCGTCCAGGTCGACGGCTCGCGCTGCATCGGGCCCAACTCCCAGCCCGTGCAGGTGCAGCGCGCGGATGTCGCGGTGGCGCAGGGCGTGCAGCGCGACACCCTGCACGACGCCGTCACCACCGAGGGCGCGGACGTCCGGGTGCTGACCAAGCACATCGGCGTCCAGGGCGTGCAGTTCGCGGTGTCCATCTCGCGTCCGCTGACCGAGGTCGACAGCGCGCTGAACCGCCTGGCGCTGCTGCTGGCGGCGGTGGCCGGGCTGGGCGTCGTCGGTGCCGGTACGGCGGGGCTGGTCATCGCGCGTTCCGGCCTCAAGCCGGTGGACCGGCTGACCGACGCCGTCGAGCATGTCGCCCGCACCGAGGACCTGGCCATCCGCATCCCGGCCGAGGGCGACGACGAGATCGCCCGGCTCTCCCGCTCCTTCAACTCCATGACCGCCGCGCTGGCCGCGTCCCGCGATCTCCAGCAGCAGCTGATCGCGGACGCGGGCCATGAGCTGCGGACGCCGCTGACCTCGCTGCGTACCAACATCGATCTGCTGGTGCGCAGCGAGCGGTCCGGCCGGCCGATCCCGCCCGCCGACAAGGAGGCGCTGCTGGCCTCGGTGAAGGCGCAGATGGGGGAGCTGGCGGCGCTGATCGGCGATCTGCAGGAGCTGTCGCGGCCGCCGGCGCCGGGGCAGAGCGCCATCGAGGTCGTCGCGCTGCACGAGATCGTCGGCTCGGCGCTGGAGCGGGCCCGGCTGCGCGGCCCGTCGCTGAGAGTCGAGGCGGACCTCGCGCCCTGGTACGTACGGGCCGAGCCGGCCTCGCTGGAGCGGGCGGTGGTGAACCTGCTGGACAACGCGGTGAAGTTCAGCCCGCCCGGCGGAGCCGTCGAGGTCCGGCTGGCGCACGGCGAGCTGACCGTGCGCGATCACGGCCCGGGCATCCCGCAGGACGAACTGCCGCATGTCTTCGAACGGTTCTGGCGCTCGCCGTCCGCCCGCAGCCTGCCGGGCAGCGGCCTGGGGCTGTCGATCGTGGCGCGTACGGCGGAGCAGGCGGGTGGCGCGGTACGGCTGCGGTCCGCGGACGTCGGCGGCACGGAGGCGGTGCTGACGCTGCCGGGCGCCGCGACGCCGCCGCCGGGGATGCCCCAGCCGCCCAGGCACCCGGGCCCGCCGCCCGGGCAGCAGTAA